A portion of the Oryzias melastigma strain HK-1 linkage group LG1, ASM292280v2, whole genome shotgun sequence genome contains these proteins:
- the LOC112157276 gene encoding aspartate aminotransferase, cytoplasmic, with product MSVFGEVPQAPPVAVFKLTADFREDSHPQKVNLGVGAYRTDDCQPWVLPVVKKVERLIVEDGSLNHEYLPILGLPEFRAAASKVALGDDSAAIQEGRVGAVQCLGGTGALRIGADFLRRWYNGSNNTATPVYVSAPTWENHNGVFGDAGFKDIRPYHYWDAAKRGLDLTGLLDDLEKAPEHSIFVLHACAHNPTGTDPTQEEWKTIAEIMKRRKLFAFFDSAYQGFASGDLDKDAWAIRFFVSEGFELFIAQSFSKNFGLYNERVGNLTVVAKDGDNLTRTLSQMEKIVRTTWSNPPSQGARIVSRTLTSPELFAEWKGNVKTMADRVLLMRSQLRSKLEALGTPGTWDHITQQIGMFSFTGLNPKQVEYLITEKHVYLMASGRINMCGLTTKNIDYIAQSIHEAVTKVQ from the exons ATGTCCGTTTTCGGAGAGGTCCCGCAGGCGCCGCCCGTCGCCGTCTTCAAGCTGACCGCTGACTTCAGGGAGGACAGCCACCCGCAGAAGGTGAACCTGGGAGTTGGAG CTTACCGTACTGACGACTGCCAGCCGTGGGTTCTGCCCGTGGTCAAGAAGGTGGAGCGTCTGATCGTCGAGGACGGCAGCTTGAACCACGAGTACCTTCCCATCCTCGGCCTGCCCGAGTTCCGCGCCGCCGCCTCAAAGGTCGCTCTGGGAGACGACAGCGCCGCCATCCAGGAAGGCCGG GTCGGAGCGGTCCAGTGTCTCGGTGGGACCGGTGCTTTAAGGATTGGGGCAGACTTCCTGCGGCGCTGGTACAACGGTTCCAACAACACAGCAACACCTGTCTATGTCTCTGCACCCACCTGGG AGAACCACAACGGTGTGTTCGGTGACGCCGGCTTCAAAGACATCCGTCCGTACCACTACTGGGACGCAGCAAAGAGGGGTTTGGACCTCACGGGGCTCCTGGATGACCTGGAG AAAGCTCCAGAGCACTCCATCTTCGTCCTCCATGCCTGTGCACACAACCCCACCGGCACAGACCCCACCCAGGAGGAGTGGAAGACCATCGCGGAGATCATGAAG aGGAGGAAGCTGTTTGCTTTCTTCGACTCGGCTTATCAGGGTTTCGCTTCTGGAGACTTGGATAAAGACGCCTGGGCCATCCGCTTCTTCGTCTCCGAGGGCTTCGAGCTCTTCATCGCTCAGTCCTTTTCCAAGAACTTTGGCCTTTACA ACGAGAGGGTGGGGAATCTGACGGTTGTTGCCAAAGACGGTGACAACCTGACGCGCACCCTGTCCCAGATGGAGAAGATCGTGAGAACCACCTGGTCCAACCCGCCTTCTCAAGGAGCACGCATCGTCAGCAGGACGCTCACCAGCCCTGAGCTGTTTGCAGAATG GAAGGGGAACGTGAAGACGATGGCGGACCGGGTGCTGCTGATGAGGTCTCAGCTGAGGAGCAAGCTGGAGGCTCTGGGCACCCCGGGGACCTGGGACCACATCACTCAGCAGATCGGGATGTTCAGCTTCACCGGCCTGAACC CTAAACAGGTGGAGTACCTGATCACGGAGAAGCACGTGTACCTGATGGCTAGCGGACGCATCAACATGTGCGGCCTGACCACCAAGAACATCGACTACATCGCTCAGTCCATCCACGAGGCCGTCACCAAAGTCCAGTAG